The genome window GGTTTGCGACGGAATGCAAAAAGAAGGAATCTGGATCTATTTCTGGATCGGAGTCAAAGAGGAACACATTCCCGGAGTCTGCGCCTTTTTAAAAAACCTTCCGCAGGACCTCGAATCCAAAAAAGAAGTGAGTACATTTTAATATTCTAATGAATTCTCTCGTTTTCTTATACGACGGCGATTGTTCTTTCTGTGCGAATCTCGCAGCGAAACTGCAATCGATCAACCTCGACCCAAAGATCCGCTTTCGTTCGTTCCGCGATTTTTCGGAAAAAGAGTTACGGGAAATCCATCCTTCTTTGAACGTTTCCGTGGCGGAAGGGAACGTGCAGATGATCGCGGATGGAAGAAGATACCCCGGCTTTTTCGCGATCCGCAAACTCAGCCATTCCCTCAAAGGATATCGGTGGATCGCACCGCTTTTGTATCTTCCGTTGATTCCTATTTTCGGAATGATAGGAATCGGTCTATTAAAGACCCTGAAAAGCCGTTAATCCTTCGTAAAACACGAGCCTTGCGTCGAGTGCGAGCCTGTTTCCATCCAGCACTCGATTCCGTTTTTCATCGGTGTCGGCGACGACCTCGATCAATCGAAAGAGTTTTTCCGCGTGGGATTCGTCGGCTTCCAAATTTACTTGAAAAAATTTTCCTTCGGGCAAGGGAATTCTGGTTTTCAGATCGCGATAAGACTCAAACATTCTTGAATATTCCAATTTCAGCAAGTATTCGTTCGCCGGTCCGAGCGCCCCGAGCGCGGAATAAAAATCGGAAGTGGTGATCTTCCGCATCAGATCCAAATAAGCTTGTGTTTCCGGAAGTTTGTGCCGTTCTTCGACGATTTCTCCCATGTCGGAAAGGAATTTTTTCAGAATTCGAACATGGGAATCTTCCGCCTTCCCTTCCCCCAATTCCTCCCAAATATTCTGAACGAGAACGATCTTCGCTTCCACGGATTCGGAGATCGCGGCCGTATTTAAAAACCAGTTTACGAAATCGACGCTTACGAAGTATTCCTGACGAAGCCAAAGAAGAAGATCCTCCTTTTCCATTCTTCTTTCTTTTTGTTCCAGCCAACGGTTGGAAGTCAATACCGGATGATTGCGAACCGAATCTTCCAAAGTATTGCGAAAGGAAATCGTCGTTTGTTTCAGGCTTGCGGTCTGCATAAATTCAAGTCTATGTCCGTGAGAGAATCCGACGGATCTTTTTTTGAGAATATAAAAATCGATCCGTTTCGAATTCTCTGCGAGCGATGTTTAAAATCTCTTGAAACAAGGTTTTTTCGTCCCCTAGGCTCTGACGATAACAAATCGGAAAGCTGGAATAAAACGGGGACAAACCCGGAGTTAAATTGATTTCCAGAAAGAAGGGATTTCCCGAAGAATCCAATTTCCAGTCGAGTCTTGCCGCGCCGGAAGTTCCCAAAGATTTGCAAAGATGAAGACTTTGTTCCTGAAGGAATGTTTCCAATCGGGACGGACAATCGAATACGAGCGTCTCCGGCATTCGATCTTTGGATTTCGTTTTTTCCCCGTAGACTTCCTCGACTTTGAGCGCTTCCTGCAAGATCAATCTCCCGGCCCCGGTTGCGCGGTAACCGAGAGTTTCCGAACCCATTACGGAAATCGTATATTCAGTTCCTCTTAAATACGTTTCGACTAAGTAAGGGAAGAATTCCTCCGGGTTCGCGGATAAAAATGCGCGTAGTTCGGACAAGTCGTGAACGATATTTCGTTCACCGATTCCGAGGCTGGAACCTTCTCCCGCGGGTTTCACGAAAGCGGGAAATGAAACTCCGTTCGGAAGAACTGCGTTTTCCCGGGAAAAAACGCGTCGTGTTTTCAAGAACGAATCTTCTTTTAAAAAAACGAGATCTTGTTTTTTCATGGGAGAATTTCGATCTGCAACGGAAACGTTTTGCAGATTCTCCGTCATCGTATTCTTGGAACGCACCAAAAACCCCGGAGCCACGGGCAATCCGATCGAATCCGCAAAGATCCGCGTCAGATTCTTATCCAAAGAAACGCTCTGTGCATAGCCGTCCGAGCCTGTATGGGGAAACCCGAACAATTCCGCCGCGGCCGGAATCAAGGACTCCCGATTGCGGGACCGAAATCCTTCCATCAAATGAAACAAGACGGGACGTTCTTTGCGATCCAAACGTGCGTAAACCTGCAGAGTTTCCAAAAGCTCTTCGGGTGTAGTTACGAGTTCCACCCTTTCATCCATGTCGCTTAACAATTTCGTGATCGAATCGACCGAAATTTTCGATTCCCACTCTTGTTTATAGTGGTCCGGAATCTCTCCTTCGAACTCGTACAGATCCGCATACAACAAAACGGTGGGCTTTTTGTTTCGATCAAATTCGCCCGCTCCGAACGTTTCGGGAAGACCGGATCGACTCGTATTCGAAAGGCCCGCTTCTTTTTCGTCTCTGTTTCGCGTTTCTTCTTTCATAAAAACTTTTTCTCTTTGGCCCCGTAGCTGTTCGGAGCGATCCGATCCCAGATTTCGGCGGAAAGAGAAGGATAGAATTCCTCCCGATCGCTATCGGGAGGTTCCGGACTGAGATGATAGGTTCCGCGTAACGCGGAGCGGAATACGTGCATTCGTTCCGGTTTGTAATAACCGAGATACCAATCGGGGGTCAAAGTGATCTTGCCCCCGCCTCCGGGAAGATCGTTGACGAACTGTGGAATCCCCATTCCTGCGATTTTTCCTCTCAAATAAGAGATGATTTCGATTCCTTTGGCGAGAGGGGTACGAAATCCTCTCGAGCCCGGAATCAATTCCGGGTCGTACATATAATACGCGCGAATCCGCAACTCCAACAGTTTTTTATGAAGTTCTAACATAGCTTCTCCGGAATCGTTGATCCCTTTTAGGAGAACGCACTGATTTCCCACGCTGACTCCGGCTTTCAAAAGTTTCAACACGGCTTCCTTCGCTTCTTTCGTACATTCGTTGGCGTGGTTGAACTGAGTGTTGCAGAAGATCGAAAGTCGATCGGTGTTGTGTGATTCGATGACGGCACAAAGTTCGGAAGTGATTCGAAACGGAAGCGTGACCGGATTTCTGGTTCCGAGCCTGCAGATCTTTACGTGATCGATTTTTTCCAGACGTTCCAAAATCCAATCGATCTTGGAATCGGAAAGATTGAGAGGGTCCCCTCCCGATAATACGACGTCGCGTATTTCCCTACGCGATTCTATGTATTCGAACGCGGCTTCCAGATCTCCGGTCAACATTCTTTCCCTGGAATCGGAAACCTTGCGTCCTCTCATACAATGTCTGCAATACACGGAACATTCGTGATTGGTAAACAAAAGGACTCGGTCGGGATACATATGCGTCAGTCCTTTTACGGGAGAAAGGCGTTCTTCGTGCAGCGGATCGGGAGATTCTTCCGGTGAAAAAACGGACTCGGCCTCGCGCGGAACGATCATCTTTCGGATCGGATCTTCCGGATCGTTCGGGTCCGTTAGAGAAATGTAATATGGCGTCGCGGAAACGTTGAGACGGATCGTATCGGAGATTCCGATTTTTTCGCCTTCCGTTAATGCGAAATAACGTTCCAGCTCGAATCCTCGCACCCGATTCTGGAGCTGTGCCTTGTAATCGTTCCATACGAAAGAAGAAAACAACGCGGTGCGGTTTGCGGAACATTCTTGTCCCGAAAGAGAAGCAAAGGAATGCGGCTGCGAAGTCTTCATAAGAGGGTTCTTCCTATTTTCTCCGTGTAGGAGGAAAATCAAGCAAAGGGAAAAAGAAAATGCCAAAAGGACCCGTTTTCAGAAACTGTCCGTGATGACTGCATTTTCCGGCGATTTTCTCCAGGCTCTTGCCTTCGACGTGGACGGGACCTTATTCTCCTCCGAAGAAATCATTCTCGAAGTCTATCGCGACTCGATCCGTAATTTTTCCGAAACCACGGGGATTCCGATCGAACTTCCGTCCCGGGACAGAATCATGATGGAAATCGGAAAACCGGTCAAAACGATCTTTCAAAATCTTCTCCCTCAACTCAACGAAGAACAAAGAGACGGCATTTCCGACAGCGTATTGAAATTCTTATGCCAACGCATCCGAAACGGAGAGGGAGAATTCTACCCCGGCGTCAAAGAAACGATCGAATCCCTTTCCAAAAAAGGATTCCGCATCCTGGCCGCCTCAAACGGCAGAAGACCGTATGTCGAAACCATTTTGGAAGTTGCAGGTGTTCTTTCCTTTTTCGATCCGATTCTCGTCCTGGACAACGATCGGATCAAGACCAAGGGAGGAATTCTCAAAGAATACGTAAAACTCTACGGTCTTGAACCGGACAAAATCCTCATGATCGGAGACAGACTTTCGGACCACGAAGCGGCCCGTCAAAACGGATGCCCGTTCGCATTCTGCGCCTACGGTCACGCGCCCGCCGGGGAAATCCCCGACTTTGAATTGGAACTCAAAAACCTTACGGATCTGACCGCAATCCTGTAGATTTTTGCCTGCATAGAATTCCCTTTTTTTCCGAAAATGAAAACGTGCCGGATTCCGAAAAAAGAAAAAATCTCATCTTCATACTCGCCGGAATTATTTTTACATTGGTGCTTTTGGATAAAAGCACCGGGTCCGGTTTTTCCATTTCCGGCGCGGGATTTCAGGGGTTTCGCAACATCGGTAAGTTTGGCCCCGAATCCTCCTCTTCTCCAAAGGGAAATCTCAATCACAAAGAAATCATGGATCAAGCCGAGGATGAAATCTTAGGCGAACTTCTCCAAAATGGAGACGTGCAGACTTCTTCCGAAAACGCAAACTCCATCGAAGAGGATTTGGACGAGGACAATCTCGTTCCCGTTCTCGAACCTCCGATTACGAACGTTTTATCCGAAAAAGAATCGGAACACGGTTCCGCACACGCAAGCGTTCCGATCCCGAGCGAAAAGGGAGAATTGTCTTTGTATTTTCTGAAGTTCTACGGAAAAGGAAACAAAAGTCATTCCCGGCTCGTGAAGGTTTTGCGTCTTTCCAAAGGAGGAGATCGGGTCAAGCTCATCCTGAATTCCCTGATCGCGGGACCGGTTTCTGTGGAAAAAGAAAAAGGAATTTTGAATTCGATTCCGCAATCCCTGCGCTATGACTCCGATTACGAAATCCAAAACGGGGTTTTGAAACTTTCTTTAAGCGGGGATTTGGAACGAGGCGCCGGGCCTGAAATTCTTAAGGATCGAATCGATCAGCTTACTTACAGCCTTATGGAGAATCTCCCGATCCGAGGCATTCAACTCTCCATCAACGGTAAATTTGTGCGTTCTCTCGGCGGAGAAGGAATGCCGTTGCCCTCTCTTCTGACCAAAAACCCGAGAAAGATCGTCGTTTTTTAATCGTCAAACAACGAGTACAGGCAAAGTCGCTTGAACCGGACGATAAATCCTGATTGTTTATAGAATAGCGTTTTTAAAATGAGGAAGCCGGGTTCCGTTTCGGAGTTTGCAATACCGCATGAGATTTTTTTTGGGAAACAATCAAAAAATAAAACTCCTCGCTCGGAGAGTTTTTTTCAATCCGTTCCCGGAAGATTATCTGAGAATCTATCAACCGGACATCCGAAGAGCGACGGTCATTTACTTTTTCTTCTGCATCGGAATCAGTTTTCTTTCCGCCTTGGTCCCCGACGGCGCCTCTCCTCTCGGTGAAGAAAATCGCGTCCTTGTATACTCCCGTTTGACGGTCGTATTGTTGTCCGCTTTTTTTGCATTTCTACTTATAAAATGGAAATCCTCTTTTCGCAGAACCATCGAACGATTCAGTATTTTTTCCTCGGGCACGATCGTGTTTTCGATTCTTCCGTACGTGTTTTTGGATTCGGAAAGAATGGGACTTTACTTTCATTTTTATACGACCCTCGTCGTGAGCGGAAACATTCTGCTTTGGTTCACGGGAACGACCGTGATCTTTTTCAATGCGCTCTTTTACTTCTCTTTGGTTTTATGCACCACGTTAACCGGAAACGCGACCGCTTTGCAGCACGACTTTGCAAACGTTCTGATTTATCTTTTTACGGGAGTGTTCGGAAATCTTCTCATCAATTTCTGGAGAGTGATGGATCACCGCGCCAAGAAAAAACTGCAGAAGGCGGTGAACAAACTTAGGGATAAGAACATTCAAATCGAAAAAATTTCCAAGGTGGACGAGCTTACGCGGCTTTACAACCGGAGATATCTGATCGAACAGTTCGAACTCTTTCTAAAGCGCGCACAACGTTATAAATTCTCCCTTGCGATGATCATCTTGGATATGGATTATCTCAAGGAAATCAACGATTCTTACGGACATCTCGCGGGGGATTCGGCCTTAAAGACGATTTCCGACGTGATGAAACAAAGGGTAAGGGCGACGGATATCTGTTCGCGGATCGGCGGGGACGAGTTTTGTATTCTTCTCGACGCGATCAAAAAAGACGATCTTTCTCAGCTTTGCGAAAAGTTGCGCAAGGAAGTTTCCGAAAAGGAATTGTCTTATCGAACCAAAAGCGGAGCTTCCGTAAAAATTTCCGTTTCGATTGGGGCCTGTATCTTCGGCCCCGAGGAAGAATTCAGTTTCGACGATATCTATCACTCCATCGATTCGGCCTTATACGAATCGAAAAAAAAAGGACGCAACCGGGTTTCGTTTATCGAACCGATCCGTTACTTTCCGAAAGAAACTCCCGGAACGACTACGGCTGCTTCTTAGGAGCGGGAAGCTCGTAGTGAAAGGTGATTTCGCAATACGCGCCGTCGTCGATATAACGAGTGCTCGTCGCTTCCATAAAAAACTGTCTGTTCTTTTGTTCTGGTTCCAACTCTTCGAGTTTGCGGGCAGCGATGGACTTGGCCGCAGTGCAGGAAGTATTCTTCATTTTGAACGTGTCGTTTTCTTCGACCGAACTGGAAGAAGCTCCCCCGATCGCGACTAATTTGTATTTATGCGGTCCTAAGGTTTCTACGGTCACGCCGGTATCGACGTGAATTCTTTCGTGGATTTGTTTCGTACAAGCCGCGAGTGCGATCAGAAACACGAGCGTAAAGTTTACGATTTTTATCATCCTATCCTCTAAAACATTCTTTTTTGATCAAAGCGTCTGCGCGAGTTCGTTCTTGTAACGATCGTAGTTGTAAAGAAGGTCTCTGCGTTTCGGTGCAAAGCCGCCTTCTTTCAAAAATTTCACCGCTTCTTTTTCGGTTTTGAGTCCGTAAGAACGAAGCACGTTTTCCTCGATGACCACGGAAGATATATCGTCCGCGCCGCTCGTCAGAGCCAGTTGACCGACGCCTTTTCCGAGAACCATCACCGAAGTTTCGATATGAGGAATGTTGTCCAAAAAGATTCTACAGATCCCGAGCACCTTCAGATATTCCTGTGTGGAAACCGCGCGCACCTTGAATCGTTTTGTCTGGGGTTGAAAGGTCCAAGGGATAAAGGATAAGAATCCTCCGGTCCGGTCTTGGAGGTTTCGCACAACGCTTAGGTGTTCGATCACTTCTTCCTGAGTTTCTTCCGAACCGAACACGATGTTCGCGCTTCCGGGAAGTCCCGCTTCGTGGCAGGTTTCCATCGCGCGAACCCATTCTTCCGTGGTCGCTTTTTTAGGAGAGATAATGTTTCTCATTCTGTCGGTGAGAATTTCGGCTCCCGCCCCGGGAACGGAATCCAGTCCCGCTTGTTTTAGGATTTGTAGGACCTCCTTCAGAGGAAGACCGGTGATCGTTTCGAGATTGATGATTTCCACCGGAGAAAACGCGCGGATATGCATGTCCGGATATTTCTTTTTCACGGAAGAAATGACGTTGAGATAATAGTCGAACGGAAGATCCGGATACACGCCGCCTTGCAAAAACATTTGGTCCGCACCTTCGCCGACCGCATAGTCCATCTTTTCCAAAATTTCTTCGGCGGAAAGAACGTAACCTTTTCCGTTTCCGATCTCATCCATAAAAGAACAAAAGCTGCATTCCACGTTGCAGTAATTCGTGTAATTGACGACGCGAAACATCGTATAACTCGCGTATTCGTGCGGGAGAATTCTTTCCCGAAGGCTACGGGCAGCCGCCATGATCTTAAGATGATCCCCTTCCCGATACAGAATCAGTGCTTCCTCGGGAGAAATTCGAACTCCGTCCAAGGCTTTTTCGAGAATCCGATCGCTGGGTTGAGATGAGAAGATAGAGGCCACTGTTACTCCTTATGAGCTGCGAACTTCGCAAAGAACACCTTCAAGCTTGGAGGGCGTTCTTTATTTTGCACCCTCTTTTTTGGAGAATTCTTCCCTGCCGTTTCTAAGAATTCAGACCTTAGAAAAGAAGCTTATGTTTGTTTCTATGGTTGTCTTTTTCTAAAAGAGACTTTGTCTCAATTCAATGCAAGTCCGTTTTACGGGAGAATTGTATGAGTTCCCACACTCCACGTTTTACGGGAGAACACGAGATCCACTCTGGAATCCGTATGAGTTCCCACACATGCCGTTTTCAGTAAGATCAAGACCGCCGTAATATCCGGAAAAACGTAGCAGTTCCCACATTCTTCCGGACTTCTTTTCAAAATGTAGGAACTACTACATTCCGCTCTCACGAAAATATCATTGAGTTTCAATCTCAAGAACGATCGTTCTACCAGAAACCCTTGATTTGAAAATTCCTCGACAGGGAGGTTCTCGATTCCTACGCTGTAAATCATTCACCAATCCACAAGAAAGGGTAACTCATCCATATGGCAATTTCTCAAATCGCCTTTCATTTGATCTTCACCATTTTATTCGTAATCGCGAATGTAGTTTTTGTTCGTGCGATCCTCTATCGCCTCAATCTGATTTTCAGCGCGAGAAAGGCCGCAGGAACCGAAAACTTTTTGGAAAATCCGAACTGGGTATTCCGAATCAATAGCTTTATTCAGAACGTAATTCTTCAAAAAAAGAATTTCAAAGAGCCTGTCCGCGGTATCATGCACGCGTTCATCTTCTACGGTTTCATAACCTATACGATTCACACTACAAGCCAGATGATCGCAGGTCTTATCGGGTACGGAATGGATGATCCGTATAAATTCTCCTTAGTAGGTTTCTTGTTCGGAGAACACGCGGGACATCTTTACGAGTCCATCGTACAAGTCGTTTCGATTCTCGTTTTAATCGGTCTCGGATTTTTTGCTTGGAGAAGATGGATTCAAAAAGCGAAAGGCCTCGACGTTCATTCTCCTGCGTCTGCGATCGTCATCAGCATGATTTCCATTCTGATGATCTCCACACTTTTGGGAGAAGGCGCAAAAGCGGTGGGAGCGGTTTACGACAGCCCTACTGAAAACGCTTCCTTTATCGCTGCCGGAATCGGTGCCGTTTGGAAATCCATCGGCGTGGAATATTCCACAGCGGACCTGGTCGTTCAAATCATGTGGTGGGTTCACATTCTTTCCGTATTCGCGTTCATGCTTTACGTGCCGACTTCCAAGCACGCACACTTGATCTTCGCACCGTTCAACTACTTCCTTCAATCCGATACTCCGAAGGGCGCTCTTTCCAAACTCAATTTGGAAGATGAAAACGTTGTTTGGGGTGTGAACCGTGTGGAAGATTTCCCCTGGCCGAACCTTCTCGACGGTATGTCTTGTATCGAATGCGGTCGCTGCCAAGTTCAATGTCCTGCAAACAGAACCGGAAAGGTTCTCAATCCGAAGATGATCATCGCGGATTTAAAACACGCCCTTTTGGATAAAATGCCCGAAGTCGCAAAGATCAGAGCGCAGGAAACCGATTCCGCGGTGGCTGCGGAAAAAGTCGCTGCTCTGGACACTGGAGTTATCAACAGCTACGAAGGTTTAAGCGAAGAAGCTCTTTGGGGTTGCACGACTTGTTACGCTTGCGTGGAGGCTTGTCCCGTTGGAAACAACCAGGTCAATGCGATCATGGAAATGAGAAGACACTTGGTTCTTGCGGAATCCAAATTCCCCGTGGAATTACAAAACGCATTCGTAAACATGGAAAACAACTCCAACCCTTGGGGTGTAGGAGCTCATACAAGAGCGGATTGGGCGGAAGGTCTTGGCGTTAAGACCATGGCCGAAGACGCAAACGTGGACGTTCTTTATTGGGTCGGTTGTGCGGGAGCTTTTGATGAAAGAAACAAAAGCATCGCGAAGTCTTTCGTAAAAATTCTCCAGAAGGCGGACGTGAAATTCGGAATCCTCGGAACGGAAGAAAACTGCTCCGGTGATTCTGCGAGACGAGGCGGGAACGAATACCTCTACCAAACTCTTGCGCAAGCGAACGTGGACACGATGAACGGATACAACGTGAAAAAAGTAGTAACCGCTTGTCCACACTGCTACAACACGATCAAAAACGAATATCCTCAGTTCGGCGGAAACTTCGAAGTGGTTCACCACTCCGAATTCATCAACGAGCTTGTTAAGGACAAAAAACTCGACGTGAAAACCGCGGAAGACGCTTCTTCCGGAAAATACACGTATCACGATTCCTGCTACATCGGCCGTTACAACGACAACTACGAGAACCCGAGAGACGTCGTGAAAAAAGTTGCCGGCGGAAAACTTGCGGAACCTTCCGATCACCACACAAAGGGTCTTTGCTGTGGAGCCGGTGGAGCTCAGATGTGGATGGAAGAACAAAACAACGATCGTGTCAACGTCAAGAGAACCAAACAGCTTCTCGATACGGGTGCGACTACGATCGCGACCGCTTGTCCTTTCTGCGTGACCATGATCACCGACGGTGTGAAACACGAAGGAAAGATCGAAGAAGTAAAAGTAAAAGACATTGCGGAGTTGGTTGCGGATAACCTCCAGTAACAAATTCTAATTTAGAATTTACGCAAAGGATTTTAGGAACCCGCCCTGCGACGCCGAGCGGGTTTCAAAGAATCCGAATAAAAAAGCCGGTTTTTAAACCGGCTTTTTTATTCCTAAAGCTCTCTTAGGTAAGGAGACAGATCCAATTCCAAAAATCGGTATTCTCCGCCGACATAAAAGCAATCTATGCAACCAATACCGCCGAGATGACTGCAACAACGCGGCGGGTCGTGCGGCACGCGCAATCGTAAATCAAAACTCAAGCGTCGCAACCAAACCGTTATCATTGTTCAATTCGAAGTTCGCGCGAATCTGTTGGGAGAGAATATGCATCAGAGTGAATCCGGTCGTATTCGATTTTTTTAAATCCACCGGAGTAGCCATCCCCACTCCGTTATCCTTTATGACTAATTTATAATTTTTTCCGCGTTTCGAAAAACGGATCTCGATCTTCGGATCCGAAAATTCTTTAAAAGCGTGCGTTAGAGAATTGTTTAATAGTTCGTTCAAGATCATCGCGCAAGGAATCGCGGTTTCGATCGGTAGATCGATTTTTTCCGATTCGTTACGAATGGTTACCCGCAAGTTTTTGTGTTTGTTCTTCAGATTCTCGATAATCTTTTCGATCACGCTCGAAAATTCGATGCTGTGATAATTATCCGCTTTATACAGAAAATTATGCACTTCGGACATCGTAAGAATTCGATTCTGAAACTCGAACAGGATTTTCTGCAAATCCGATTTGTCGTTGCGATGGAGGTCGGCCAAGCCGCTTAGGACTTGAAGATTATTTCTCACCCTATGATGAATTTCCTTAATCAATTCGTCCTTCTCCTTAATATAAGAATTCAGAAGATTGACCGTCAAAAAAGCGAGGATTATAAAAATGGTAAAACCGATCACCGAATCCACAAAGAATACGCTGTTGAACATATTTCTCTGGCTGAGTTTGTAAAAAAACAAGAGCATTATAATAAACGAATATAACGAGACAAAGAGCGTGGTCCGAATATTCGTGAACAATAAAAACAGCAGCACAAGAATGGAAAGACTCGGAATTATATTTCCGACCCGATTCGCAAAAAGTAAGGCGCCTCCAACCCCGATGGAAACGGAAAATAAAGTGATGATCAACGCCTTCTTGTATTGCCCCAACCAGAGCAGGAGAATCGCAAGGATCGAAGCGATGATAAAGAGTATAAAACTGGGACGATACGTTTCTTCCTTCTCGTAGAAAAAGAAAGTAAGCGAAAGACTCGCGAACGTAAGAACCACTATGTTAAACAGAAGTAAATATAAAGCCCTTACCCTTAAGATAAACGGTTCTTGTGCGTAAATACGTTGGAATTTTTTTACGATCATACGTCTTGAAACGATCCTGAACGAAACCGCGGCGCGGTGAAATGTTTATTGACAACTCTTGAAATTGTAACTCTATCAAATCGAATTTCAAGCTCAAAGGAATTTTTCGAGAGCACAGACGGCGTTTACGCGAAAGCGAAACGCGTTTTTCTACTTTGTTGCTCCGAATTCTATTTCGACATTTTGGCTTAATCCGTTCAAAGCCGGGTTTAAAACCCCGGAATTTTTAGTTTCAATCCATTCCCATCGAGTAACAACCACAAGAACCATCAACGAATAAATCGGAATAAACGGAAAGAATTAGAATATGATTCAAACAAAAGAATAACTGAAGATAGTTACATGATTCAAAAAATTATTAACATCTCGAGTGTATTTTGCGTAACATTATTCATTTCCAACTGTATGACAACGGAAGAACATTTCCGCCAATATGGGTTGAATAAAGCCTCTTTCGACATGGAGTGCCCCCAGGAAAAAATTCAAATCCATGTATTAGGAGAGTTATCAAGAGGAAACGGACAGGTGGGAGTTACCGGTTGCAATAAAAAAGCTTCTTACATAGCGGTCCAAGGAGCCGGTTGGGTTAACAATACGTCCTCAGTTTCCAATGAACGAGAAAGAGAACGAAACCAGAGACCAAGGTGAACGTCAAAAGTTTCTTTCAAAAAAAATAGGCGAAGTGACTAAAAAAAGCCGCTCCGCCTCAAAGACATCTGGTGCAAATACGAAATGTATGACTCCGAAATGAATCGGAATCTTACCAGAGTATTGCTTTTTTCTTACAAATCGATCCGCAGAAAAATACGGAGCGGCCGCTTTTAGAACGGATGAATCGGGTATTAAGCGGTTGGGGGATAATCCAAAAGGGTTATTTCCGGATTCTTCTTTTGAAAATATCCCTTGTCCCATTCCGTATCGAAGAGAAGCGCCGCTCTTCCGCCACGATCCGTTACGAGATTCGCGGAAGACGGAACCTTGGGCAGATCCTCTTGTCCGATCCAACAAGAAATCACATACGGAAGAATCGTGATCGTGGACGGGGCGTTGTACTCGTCCATCAGTCTTCGACGAAAAACTTCGAATTGAAGTTGGCCCATCGCGCCGATGATCGGCAATCCTCCCCCGATCGTCTGTGAAGAGAACAAATGAAGAATTCCTTCTTCCGCGAGTTGATCGATTCCTTTTCGAAAGCTTTTCATGCTCGCCGTATCAGCCGAAGAAATCGTCGCAAAGAGTTCGGGCGCGAATACGGGAAGTCCTTTTAAATCGGGAACCTTGGAAGAAGCCACAATATCTCCGATCGCATAGGTGCCCGGGTTGACGAGCCCGATGATGTCGCCGGGATACGCTTCATCCACAGTATTTCGATCTTGTCCGAAGAACGCGAACGACGAGGAAAGTTTCACCGACTTTCCCAATCTTCCGTGAAGCACGTTGAGCCCTCGTTCGAACTTACCAGAAGTCACGCGTAAAAAAGCGATTCGGTCTCTGTGTTGCCGGTTCATGTTCGCCTGAACCTTAAAGATAAATCCGCTGAACGGAGTATGGATCGGATCCAAACGGGAACCGTCCTTCAAAGGAAAGAACAAAGGAGGCGGCGCGATTTTGATAAACTCGTCGAGAAACAATTGAATTCCGAAGTTGTTCACGGCGGAACCGAAGAACACCGGAGTAATCTTGGATTCC of Leptospira sanjuanensis contains these proteins:
- a CDS encoding GGDEF domain-containing protein produces the protein MRFFLGNNQKIKLLARRVFFNPFPEDYLRIYQPDIRRATVIYFFFCIGISFLSALVPDGASPLGEENRVLVYSRLTVVLLSAFFAFLLIKWKSSFRRTIERFSIFSSGTIVFSILPYVFLDSERMGLYFHFYTTLVVSGNILLWFTGTTVIFFNALFYFSLVLCTTLTGNATALQHDFANVLIYLFTGVFGNLLINFWRVMDHRAKKKLQKAVNKLRDKNIQIEKISKVDELTRLYNRRYLIEQFELFLKRAQRYKFSLAMIILDMDYLKEINDSYGHLAGDSALKTISDVMKQRVRATDICSRIGGDEFCILLDAIKKDDLSQLCEKLRKEVSEKELSYRTKSGASVKISVSIGACIFGPEEEFSFDDIYHSIDSALYESKKKGRNRVSFIEPIRYFPKETPGTTTAAS
- a CDS encoding LIC11299 family lipoprotein → MIKIVNFTLVFLIALAACTKQIHERIHVDTGVTVETLGPHKYKLVAIGGASSSSVEENDTFKMKNTSCTAAKSIAARKLEELEPEQKNRQFFMEATSTRYIDDGAYCEITFHYELPAPKKQP
- the mqnC gene encoding cyclic dehypoxanthinyl futalosine synthase produces the protein MASIFSSQPSDRILEKALDGVRISPEEALILYREGDHLKIMAAARSLRERILPHEYASYTMFRVVNYTNYCNVECSFCSFMDEIGNGKGYVLSAEEILEKMDYAVGEGADQMFLQGGVYPDLPFDYYLNVISSVKKKYPDMHIRAFSPVEIINLETITGLPLKEVLQILKQAGLDSVPGAGAEILTDRMRNIISPKKATTEEWVRAMETCHEAGLPGSANIVFGSEETQEEVIEHLSVVRNLQDRTGGFLSFIPWTFQPQTKRFKVRAVSTQEYLKVLGICRIFLDNIPHIETSVMVLGKGVGQLALTSGADDISSVVIEENVLRSYGLKTEKEAVKFLKEGGFAPKRRDLLYNYDRYKNELAQTL
- a CDS encoding heterodisulfide reductase-related iron-sulfur binding cluster encodes the protein MAISQIAFHLIFTILFVIANVVFVRAILYRLNLIFSARKAAGTENFLENPNWVFRINSFIQNVILQKKNFKEPVRGIMHAFIFYGFITYTIHTTSQMIAGLIGYGMDDPYKFSLVGFLFGEHAGHLYESIVQVVSILVLIGLGFFAWRRWIQKAKGLDVHSPASAIVISMISILMISTLLGEGAKAVGAVYDSPTENASFIAAGIGAVWKSIGVEYSTADLVVQIMWWVHILSVFAFMLYVPTSKHAHLIFAPFNYFLQSDTPKGALSKLNLEDENVVWGVNRVEDFPWPNLLDGMSCIECGRCQVQCPANRTGKVLNPKMIIADLKHALLDKMPEVAKIRAQETDSAVAAEKVAALDTGVINSYEGLSEEALWGCTTCYACVEACPVGNNQVNAIMEMRRHLVLAESKFPVELQNAFVNMENNSNPWGVGAHTRADWAEGLGVKTMAEDANVDVLYWVGCAGAFDERNKSIAKSFVKILQKADVKFGILGTEENCSGDSARRGGNEYLYQTLAQANVDTMNGYNVKKVVTACPHCYNTIKNEYPQFGGNFEVVHHSEFINELVKDKKLDVKTAEDASSGKYTYHDSCYIGRYNDNYENPRDVVKKVAGGKLAEPSDHHTKGLCCGAGGAQMWMEEQNNDRVNVKRTKQLLDTGATTIATACPFCVTMITDGVKHEGKIEEVKVKDIAELVADNLQ
- a CDS encoding sensor histidine kinase, with protein sequence MIVKKFQRIYAQEPFILRVRALYLLLFNIVVLTFASLSLTFFFYEKEETYRPSFILFIIASILAILLLWLGQYKKALIITLFSVSIGVGGALLFANRVGNIIPSLSILVLLFLLFTNIRTTLFVSLYSFIIMLLFFYKLSQRNMFNSVFFVDSVIGFTIFIILAFLTVNLLNSYIKEKDELIKEIHHRVRNNLQVLSGLADLHRNDKSDLQKILFEFQNRILTMSEVHNFLYKADNYHSIEFSSVIEKIIENLKNKHKNLRVTIRNESEKIDLPIETAIPCAMILNELLNNSLTHAFKEFSDPKIEIRFSKRGKNYKLVIKDNGVGMATPVDLKKSNTTGFTLMHILSQQIRANFELNNDNGLVATLEF